The DNA segment CAGGTAAAAATCTGTGTGCAGGTGGTAAAAACTCTTTTATGGGTGATCAAAAGcctaaaaatatcaacatttatacTGACAAAATTTTGGTTCACATGTCAGATATTGTAGGAGgacattatgtaaataaaaatatcagtaaCACCACACAATTTTAACATGTACTTTTAACAGGACGTACAATGCTCAATACATGAtcaatgtacaaaaatataaacaaatacatttgtttgtacTTGGACATAAAACCCTTCATGTATAAAATCATACAATGTACGACCAATTGTGTTCttattcatttgtatatatgcaataaatataatatttgtattgaaaaCCAGTCATGAATCATAATGTTTACAATAAAATCCTAATATACTTGTATaaagtttattataaatatttcctgtttaaaaaaaaattgaacaaaaaatgatGTGTGTGTGCATACATATTTGAATGGTATTTAAATAATCCATAACGGaacaaaaaagataattacCCTAGATATAACTGGTTTTGGTGGAACTTCTGTATTCTCCAGCATACAATCATCACATTCACATGGAGGGGGTTCTGAAGTTGTGAAAAAGTCCTCTTCACCATTAAAAGTTTGTGTAGGGTTGTTATTATTAATTGTAACTTCCACTCCATCACTTAAACTTTTTTCCGAACTGTTGTGATTAATATCTGATAAGTTCTCCATATTATCCTCTGTCATTGTTGGATTAACAAAAGCTGAGTTATTACTGTGAGATAGTACAGCTTTACCTTCCATAGTTGACCCACATATGTTGGCGGTGTGGGAGTGAGTTTTACCTGAACTGCTAATCGTTTGTTGATTGACTTGATCCCTCAGGTTATTTGTACTTCTCACTTCAGTTACCTGGTTAAAATTAGCAATGATACGCCTTCCTACTCCAGGTTGCCTCCAAGGAGAACTGTGATAACAGTTTGATGGGTGAACAGTATTAAACACATGTCTTCCTTCATTCACATTATTATTGTCACTTTTAACTATTCTCACTGGACACTTAACACAATTATCCAATGACTGGTCAGTTGattgtaaacttttgtttatACTACTGGTAGTATGAGCATCAGCCTCTATCTCATCTAGATCTGGTTCAATGACTTCACCATGTGCCTTGACATCCAACTTGTCACCTATGGGATGTATTTCCTCAGTCATTTCAATGATAGGCACGAAATCTCCTAAATCTGGTTCCACATCGCTGACCAATGAAATGGCTTTCGTTGTTGACCCTGGTGACATTAACCAGATTGACCGCTTCAAACCATCTATATCTTCAAATATCTTATGTACTAATAGATCCTGCAGTGTTTCCTGTCCTTTATCTAGACGACTAGTCTTTATATTTTGACCAGGTCTCGTTTGTGCGTGACAGCACTTGCAAAGATCATATCTTTCattcatcatttaaaaataattacgcattgttacaaattttttaacaaaGGCTCTTGAGTCTACCTTGTGCGATTATATTAATTTGTAGCTTCTTAAATAGGTTTAAACCCTTATGGATCATATAACGctaaaatatttgtacaaaagGAAAAGAAATGTTCTACTTAAGGCTTCAATTAAtgtattgttttctttcaacAGATTATGTGTTAAAAATTCAGTACACATTATTTCTGTAATATAAACTTGTACATGTGCATAACATGACAATATCATTGTAATTTAAATAAGTTGAGAAACTCCTACACTTCCTAGCTTGGTGTGAACATCTTAACATCGAATTACATAAGTGGAgtatgaacacaaaaaaatgggCTTAAGTTATAATACAAAAGTGTTCCAAAAAGAATTTAAAGGAGAGGTAGCGAACTTGTCTCATTTTCCTCATCAATACGTACATGCTATCCAATTATTCTTTTCAAGAAAGCCATGATTTTTCAAGGACATtctgtttaaaattgttacacttGCTGTGTTTATTTCTTGATTTAAACAATTAGAGTGAATTTTCAGTCTTAATTACCggtaaatatgaataaatgcaagatttattcattttcaaatgttctTATTTAAAATGCTTTTCCATGTACCTTTTGATTGATAGTTGTAAATAATTAGGTCAAAAGTAGGTCAACCATGTCTGAACTCATATGCAACTGTATAAACtgattataatacaattataatccaAATACTAAAATATGCATCAATTATAATTAGGAACAAAGgctgaaaaaagacaaattaaataataaaataaaattttcttaatCATTTAGATCTTAATCTAAGAAAAAGTAGGTCAGTTACGAGGGATGAATCTTTACAATCATATgaaacatcaaattaaaaaaaagtatgcaatGAACTTTACTGTGAGTCTTCTTGTTAGAATTTCAGCAACCCCACATTGCAAGTGTGAGTAGAAAACCGTGAGAGGGAAACCGTGATGAGAGAAAAGGTAAACACACATGGAGTGAAGATAGTGTAGGTGTTAATTGGTtcagtgaaaaataaaataaaacaccacATCATTTAACAACTGTTATGACAAAGTTTaagtaacaaaagaaaacatatagaaaaaaaagaaaaaaatcttcattgcTGTATCAACTCACTTACATTTGAACATGCTCTGTGATTATGAGTAGAATGTTTATCAGGGTCACAATTGTTTTACTCCTGTATCTATATATAACCCTGAAAGTTTATAAGCACCAAAATGtgttaaaacaattaacaaatgaaatattttctgttgtttaaatgtacattatatatagatttttaataactgtaaaaaaatgcacaaaGGACATAATTTAGTATATATCCATGCGTAAGTTCATTAATTTGTTAAACAGAgttgtttcatatgactttataaATACTTAGTTATGTATTACACAACCGTAAACTGTAAATTAGacaaatttaacaaatgaaagcaataaaaaaaactaccaaTTTGTCTTGCTTAAATTGAACTATCGAGTTCACTTTTTGAGCTAACAATATAAATAGCCAGTATGTTCATCAGCTGGAAAGTCAGACAAAAACTGAAACTAATAATGTTCAGAATGAACCCgataaacttttgttttcaatggTCTAATGGTTCAGTATGTTTAGTGAAGAAGAGTTTTATACAAGTTTTcacaaaatggaaaataatgAAGAGAATGATGGACAAGAAAGGCCAAGGGAGGTAATTAGCTCTCACTGGCATATATGGGGCAAGTGAAAAGAAAAGGCTACAGTAGCAACTATAATTTTCCCTCCAAAAACACAGGAAGTTTCAAGAGTTATCTCCACCTAAACcagatcattttatttttttaataacttattcTGATAACtaaattgaatataataatatccctaattgaatatataatatCCATGTAAGTATTGCTAATTGATTTGAAGATTTACCCATAGGcactttgaaattgtttaaagCATCATCCCCAATATTTTACAAACTGAATCTATGTGTTATATGATTAGGACCCTTACAGATGAGGATGTATTTTTGGGATAGAGGAAGTGTTATATGTCTAAAATCCCTTTTACTGAAATAATTAAGGAGACTTCAAATTCTTTCTTTAGCCTACAACTAATGTTTAACCCCAGAACCTACTCCTCGAAACTTACTGAATCTGCCTATCagattaatatttcaacatataaatACCAGCTTTGTTTAATACATTCAttatgacctttcatttgatgaacattatatatatgctatCTAAAACCTTTTACATACACATCAGAACACTTAGGATTTTTTTGGCTGTAGcataatataattatacagAGTAGACAATGTTACAAAATACATAGTAGGCACGTAggttttcttcaaattatgatatttttttaagtactgTCAAGTATCATGAATGTGTacagtttttttaatacaaaaaaaatgtatgtaacctgcaattttgttaaaattgtaaaaatgccTAGCAAAATGTACAATAAAGTTAACTGATGCATAAAAGTAAGGTCAGCATATTAAccaaaaaaacacttttttttatattggccCTTAAGTAATCATACAATATCAGATATCTCTAACAATTATTCATTGACTTTATCAttgttaatacatgtaatataataatataaatcttaaataCACTCATTATTCAAATCCATgtcaaaaatatacatgtacacatgcaTGTTCTACACAAAGAGAACTGCTGAACCAACGCCTACTATACATGTCACAGTACAGAATAtgtgtgtttttcttttagttAAATCTGGTTACATCATGTACAAATGATGTAGTACATGTATCATGAAAGTAATATTGTCACATCTGACCCACATACATTTGTTAAAGGTACATGTACAGCATGTAAATGCTTTCATTTGGATTCAGAGGAGTCTGAGAATacaaataaacagtttaaatattATCAGAAAAGACAGCTGACACTGTTCAAAGCTTAACTACCAATCATTTACTACGATGTTACAACAAATGTATACTGATAtgcaacaaatataaaaaagaagatgtggtatatatacatttgtaaaagagatattgttaaaataaaaataacaacatacaCTTACAAACCAAATTTTACCAGATACATGTAATATCTATCTAAATTATATGGAAGGGCATGGAGAAAGTCCCATTTATGCAATCAAGCTCAAAATGACAAACTTTACATaggtatgtacatgtatctacatGTAAGTTGTAACTAAAGTATATATACTGTACAATGTGTATGTGGacaaatgtacatacatgtttgtgtgtacatatatgtattttggGTTTTGCCCGTTTGCTATTTGTagtaattatatatcaatagaACTAGTATAACTATTTGGGATACTGGTTTTGTAACAGTATGTACTaattataaatttgatgtaAGGTGCATAAGTCACAAAAAGTTTTGGCGGTTTTTACGGGTGgttgttttaaatgtattagtATCGAAGGTGCTCACAGTTACATCGAATTAAAGTTGGTCACATTGGTATATATGCAGTTGCTGCTATGTTTGTTGTACGGACAGGCGTTGGAGGTACTGGCTGAGGAAATAGAAACGATGCGAAAGAGGAACAATGTcatgtaaaatgtattaatatattgtttcaatcgaagaaatacatgtatgtactaaagtaaaataaaatattgtatcgcAAGAGCAAATAAGATGTTACTGCAAGCAACTGCtcctatatataaatatatctgtgTTGTCTTGTTTATAGCCTATATATAGCTATTGAATTTAGAgattaaatactttaaattcggACGAGCAGGGCAAGGGAgaatttcaaataatatatatgcatgtacatttgtacttgcTTTAGCTCTCCAAGATGTTTGTGATCTGTAAATACTCTTTGTTTCAATATGTAGATAAATAAACTGTACGAATAAAATAGAAGCTCAAGATATTGTATGTcatattgccaatgagacttgTCTCCACTAGAGAATGAGGTAAAAGTTAACATGACTATAGGTCACCTTCAAATAAACTGTATCCAATTGTGaccattacatgtatattacaatAAGTTAAATACATTAAACTTACTTTTCTAGCTGGTTTAAGTTCTTGAATTTCTTCTGTTGGCTCATCAAAATCTGTCAGATCTGTTAATGAAGTACTAGAATTTGACCTACTTCCAGAAATTATACTGGAATTGGAATATGGCCTGGAATCGTCTGAGTCTACAGAAAGTTGTCTATCTAAGTGTAAATGACCTTCATTTGTTTGTTCACTAATAAGATCCTTAATGTTACAATGCACTTGATCTTTTGCACATGGTCCACTATGGTCACTCACAACAACAGCTGGAACATCCACATTTTTGCAAAATGTCTGAAAGTCTACGCCACTTTCTGTTGATAACTGCTGATGCGGCTTTCTATAATTGTCTTTAAACCAGTCCACACATTGTGACGAGTTTGTATCCTGATAATCAGACTGAGGTTCTTCGTCTGGAGTAAGTAAATCAACAGCTGAGTCAGCATTACTTGATCGATTGCTACATATACTGCCATTGCTGTTCCGAGGACTTAGTAATAAGTGTGAAATTGGTTTAAGTTCTGTGTCAAAATTCAACCACACAGGTTCAGTATTGTCCTCTTCtctcaaataaaacatgttgtccTTTGGTCGAGTATGTTCTGAGGTCACACAAGATTCACGGTGTctattatgtttattgttatCATCATCGTCctcatcaacacattgacatgaACTGATAGTTTCTGTAGGATTGTGAAATATTGCACGATGTTTGAATGAATTTAATGTTTCCAACTCTTTACTTGATCCTGATGCTGATTCAGTCTTTGCTGAATCTTCCGTCGGCCATTTTCTCTGCTTCTCTGGGATAATTTGACTGTCATTAACATTACACTGGAAGGGAtgttttggcatatttgataaatgGGCACTATTAATGTCTGTAAAAAGATGGCTTCTATCAAGTAAATATTGACTAGATTTATCGGTTCGCTGGTCAGAAATGGTACAGATCTTTAAGTCCGTTGGTGGACTTGTCTCTCTCTTCTTTTCCTCCATTTTGACAACACAATCTCCATTTCTTATCTGTAAAACAggaaaaattttaaatacatcaaaGCTAAAGGAagtgtcaatatatataagtatatagatatccttgtatatatcatatatgtatataaatatatcatttttattgtagcatcTGAAATGACATTTGCAATTTGTGACATtctttaacatatatttataagataaaatgtaatataatcAGGACATATTGGCTTCTGTGGGACAGTTTTACAACTTGATATTTCTTGCAATAATCAATACCAGTAAATGTACATGGGTCttatctagaaaaaaatggacagaaacaatttttattttttatttgtagctGCTTTGCTCAATTTCTAGAAGTATGGACTGTTTAAATTGATTAATGTAATCGAAactattaaaattgatttacataaaataaattatccTGCTGACACATGTATTAATATTCCtttatacatattatacatTTGTTCTTACATTTTGTTcttacaaactttgaattttttttggtatgtCAGAAGCTGATTTAATTTGTGCCAGTTTTAGAAACAAAGTAAAAATGACACTAACAACATAACTTATCTTCCTTGTTTTCATTCTCATCTTTAAATTAAATCTTTCTCATatagttaaataaaaatacaggaaatacaaaataaatataatatccACTTCCTGCTGTTGTGAATTTGTAAAAAtactttacatgtacatgtatctgtgcATGTAATAACTAATAACCTTTAGTGAACAAGCTTCCATACCCCACTCTTTCCCTATTCCGCAGAactaaagtttaatttttttagtaaGTATGACCTTGACCATTGAGGTATGGACCTCAAATTAAATACAGATTCTCTGGTCATTTCATGTGACTAGATATCCAAGATAGGTTGCAATCCCTTATGAAGTATTTAATTTAGCAACCAGAAACCACTTTTCTGTCCTTTTTTTTCAGTAAGAACAATGTTTGTATAATGATTGTTACCCTGTGGATATGGTAGCCTCAGAATCAAAAGATATATAGTATAAATTGAGTTAGCATctggaaatgaaaaaaagactgAATTATGGTTCAAACACCAAACATTTCTGTGTAATTTCATTCTCATTTTTCTATATCCTTTAGGCCCCATATTATTCTCTAATCCTTTGAGCCTTTATCATTCTGCATCCACTTATTTACTTACTCCCTAGTTCTCTTCTCTCAatccttatatattttttttaattcacaatGAAGACTTACTTCCCAAATTCTCAATATATAATTGATTAGGCTTTCCATCTCACATCTATCATTTATCATTCCTTAAGGCTATATCTCTCTGTCTATGTCATATTAAaacgaaatattttatgaagtaaagacaaaattctggatgatcaaaacaaaatacttaaaaaaaactaagaaaactataaactttcaatttaaatcatgacattgataataaatttaaacCTTACCATGCTTGGAATGTTTCAGTCCAAAACATCAGACAACTTTACACcagatatgatatatatgtcaaacaaacatcaaattaaaacacTAAATACATTTGTAGTGTCACTGATTGAATATAGGTACTAATGACGAAAAACAtgatcatgtatatatatagaacataatattataaaaaaaatcagtgtaaaaatattcaacgaGGGGATTTTTCTCACATCAATTATCATAAGTTCATCGTTCCATAAGTTTGTGAGCGTGACTTTTGAGTATGCTACAACTTATCAAATCCCACATCAAAttacaagtgtttttttttataaagaatattacattaaaaaaatatttaaattcaacaaGCAATTTTTATCTCCACAGGAGCTGATCATACTTGATCTTCCCAACTTATTATTACTGGGGGTAAACTACCTTGTATAGCAACTTCAATTTCTATTGTTATTCAAGGTTTTCACAGGAAAAATATTTGATCAGTCGGATAAAAGTTCAATGTACAcataaagtaaatataaattctGCACAGAGATTTGGGATGTTTCTGTACACATAAAGTTAATCTAAATTCTGTACAGAGATTGCAGATGAAACATCCCTATCTTCACATTTGCCAAAGGGTACATGTAGCATTTATTATGAAAACAATAAGATTAGATGAAGAGCTACCATTccatcaatgagacagcaacacCATAAAAGCTGTAAAACAACAAGATGTCAACAAACTTCACGTCATCAACAATAGATATGTTTCtatacaatttgtaaaattcaaaattggatTTTGTCTACAGTACAAGTTGTGAGTAAATTTATCAGACACTGCTAAATGTCTACCATGAACCCCATGCAATCCAGAACCTGATTTTGAAATGATGCTTAATACTGTAAATGTCTTTCTGTTAAGATTCTAAGAAACTCTAGAAAGAGTTGCAAATACAAAACATGTACCCCGGGATATAGCAAAGTTCACATACATGTTTGCTAAGTGAAGTgctgaaaataattaaacagcAGGCATTCAGAGAGTATTGCATGTCAATACAGTCCTACTGGTACAAAATTTATTGTATTGGATCAAAATGCTTATttgatctataacttgtcatgatGTTAACTAtatacaataacaaatattaaatcaattttttcaagcatgaagaaaaaaagtggGGAAAAATTGAATTCCAGAAACTGAGAAACTGATAGACAGATGGACAGAATGCAAAGCTTAAGTCTCCTTCTATAACGTTGGTAGGGgacaaaaaagaccaaaataggAGCAACTTTAATGAGGAGATTctaagaaatttaaataaatacaattaaatatgGATTCCAGAAAAGCAGctgataaaatttgtaaatatgacaGTGACTGACTGCAGTGTGTGGATATGACACTGGAGTGTGTGGTTATTACACTGCAGTGTGTGATTATGACACTGCAGTTGTGGTTATGACACTGTAGTGTGAGGATATGACACACCATTACAGCAGTTTGTGGTTATGACTAAACATTCTGAGGATATATATGACACAGCAGTGTGTGGATATGAAACTGAAATGTGTAGATATGACACTACATAGTATGTGAATATGACAAAGGtccaattcttttaaaataaaaacaattaaaaggaGAAATGAAacagatttatgaattttgaatgtCCTCTTAAGTATCTCCCACCTCTTTCTCACAATGTCTACATAATACAATTACTTTTTTTACTAGTATTGTAAATTCTAATTAATGtggtaaatacaaatatcatttCAGTCATACAATAGAAACTGTTTACCATAGATTGATAATGtattgaacattaaaaaaattaaaaaaataaataaaaaaagaacttttagattttcatattaGCATATATatctcaaatttgataagaaaattaaccttaaaactagatgtgtcaaagcgacacgaaTGGCCCTTTcacaaaaagttgaaaaatctgcaatttcaatgtaagcacatgtggacacaaacatgtagtctcacataccaaaaatcagctcaaaatctggagacgtatagaaaaaaattccatataaattttcaataatttatcaaagtctaAGAATAAGCAGA comes from the Mytilus trossulus isolate FHL-02 chromosome 3, PNRI_Mtr1.1.1.hap1, whole genome shotgun sequence genome and includes:
- the LOC134710392 gene encoding inositol-trisphosphate 3-kinase B-like; translated protein: MLMFQVTLIRNGDCVVKMEEKKRETSPPTDLKICTISDQRTDKSSQYLLDRSHLFTDINSAHLSNMPKHPFQCNVNDSQIIPEKQRKWPTEDSAKTESASGSSKELETLNSFKHRAIFHNPTETISSCQCVDEDDDDNNKHNRHRESCVTSEHTRPKDNMFYLREEDNTEPVWLNFDTELKPISHLLLSPRNSNGSICSNRSSNADSAVDLLTPDEEPQSDYQDTNSSQCVDWFKDNYRKPHQQLSTESGVDFQTFCKNVDVPAVVVSDHSGPCAKDQVHCNIKDLISEQTNEGHLHLDRQLSVDSDDSRPYSNSSIISGSRSNSSTSLTDLTDFDEPTEEIQELKPARKQSSVYWKKMKNIVIWSPFIQQFKKHRYPWIQLAGHQGNFQAGEKGSVLKKYDSREQKAFIKLNDDILRSYVPEYRGVVAKNADQYLELQDLLCDFDAPFVMDIKMGTRTYLEEELVKAKEKPKPRKDMYQKMVEVDPTAPTPEENKQKSIIKPRYMQWRDEMSSSVDLGFRIEGIKRMDGASSKNFKKTKTRNEVKDALSLFIGDNQIVLGTYIRRLKAILATQETSKFFKTHELIGSSLLFVHDKTNNANVWMIDFGKTEPLPSDITTNHRTPWVDGNHEDGYLFGLDNLLLILQELETTSSSNSE